From Cellulophaga lytica DSM 7489, a single genomic window includes:
- a CDS encoding competence/damage-inducible protein A gives MLAEIITIGDELLIGQVIDTNSAFIGKELNKIGVAVYQITSVQDNKQQILSALNDASKRVDIVLITGGLGPTKDDITKHTLCEFFNDTLVQNNKVLAHVEELFKKFSDKPILDVNRQQAKVLSKATVLHNIKGTAPGMWIKNKDTVFVSMPGVPFEMRYLITEEVIPRIIKEFKRPHIIHKTFITYGVGESALAAQISDWEDNLPKFIKLAYLPSLGSVRLRLSGTSLNKSSLEKSIEEESLKLKSLIGDIIYGDEGEDELEVVVAKLFTEKRKTLATAESFTGGKIAEIITSMPGASAYFKGSVVSYATEVKTTVLGVPEDLIKTYSVVSEQVAVAMAKNVQKMLKTDFAIATTGNAGPTKGDSNAEVGTVYIGIATPTKTFAVHQQLGGQRERVVNKAINKALELLYKEILGC, from the coding sequence ATGCTTGCCGAGATAATAACCATAGGAGATGAGTTACTTATTGGTCAGGTTATAGATACCAACTCAGCTTTTATAGGTAAAGAATTAAATAAGATAGGAGTAGCTGTATATCAGATTACATCTGTACAAGACAATAAACAGCAAATTTTATCTGCTTTAAACGATGCATCAAAAAGAGTAGATATTGTTTTAATTACTGGCGGCTTGGGTCCTACAAAGGATGACATAACTAAGCATACTTTATGCGAGTTTTTTAATGATACCTTGGTTCAAAACAACAAAGTGTTAGCGCACGTAGAGGAGTTGTTTAAAAAGTTTTCAGATAAACCAATATTAGATGTTAATAGGCAACAAGCTAAAGTGTTGTCTAAAGCTACCGTTTTGCACAATATAAAGGGCACAGCGCCAGGAATGTGGATAAAAAATAAGGATACTGTTTTTGTGTCTATGCCAGGTGTTCCTTTTGAAATGCGCTACCTTATAACGGAAGAAGTAATACCGCGTATAATAAAAGAGTTTAAAAGACCACACATAATACATAAAACATTTATTACTTATGGCGTTGGAGAAAGTGCTTTAGCGGCACAAATAAGTGATTGGGAAGATAATTTACCAAAGTTTATAAAACTTGCATATCTGCCAAGCTTAGGATCTGTACGTTTGCGCTTATCTGGTACAAGTTTAAATAAAAGCAGTTTAGAAAAAAGTATAGAAGAAGAAAGTCTAAAATTAAAAAGTCTAATAGGAGATATAATTTATGGCGATGAAGGTGAAGATGAGTTAGAGGTTGTAGTAGCTAAATTGTTTACAGAAAAAAGAAAAACACTTGCAACAGCAGAAAGTTTTACAGGAGGTAAAATAGCAGAAATAATTACATCTATGCCTGGAGCATCTGCCTATTTTAAAGGAAGTGTTGTAAGTTATGCAACCGAAGTTAAAACAACTGTTTTGGGAGTGCCAGAAGACTTAATTAAAACGTATTCTGTGGTAAGTGAGCAAGTTGCAGTAGCAATGGCTAAAAATGTACAAAAAATGCTTAAGACAGACTTTGCAATTGCAACTACAGGTAATGCAGGGCCAACCAAAGGAGATTCTAACGCAGAAGTAGGTACAGTTTATATTGGTATTGCAACACCAACTAAAACATTTGCTGTGCATCAACAATTAGGAGGACAAAGAGAACGGGTAGTAAACAAAGCAATTAATAAGGCTTTAGAGCTATTGTATAAAGAAATATTAGGTTGTTAA
- a CDS encoding Hpt domain-containing protein: MIYSLDKLNEMADGDNDFINSVVSVFLEEVPEDLGLLEKAIESRDYEPTYQLAHKIKPNVDLLGMEQTRAAAYEIESLGKQQGDFNEIDKIFKTLKVDVEQVVVELKNDFNL, from the coding sequence ATGATTTATAGTCTTGATAAATTAAATGAAATGGCAGATGGTGATAATGATTTTATCAATTCTGTAGTATCTGTTTTTTTAGAAGAAGTACCTGAAGATTTAGGACTTTTAGAAAAAGCTATTGAAAGTAGGGATTATGAGCCTACCTACCAATTAGCTCATAAAATTAAACCTAATGTAGATTTGTTGGGTATGGAGCAAACCAGAGCTGCTGCTTATGAAATTGAATCTTTAGGAAAGCAACAAGGAGATTTTAATGAAATTGATAAAATTTTTAAAACATTAAAGGTTGATGTAGAACAAGTTGTAGTAGAGTTAAAAAACGACTTTAATTTGTAA
- a CDS encoding fumarylacetoacetate hydrolase family protein has translation MKIICIGRNYTDHIKELANEKPTDPVVFIKPDSAVLPKEQDFYIPEFSNNIHYEVEVLVKIKKVGKHIEQKFAANYYDEIGLGIDFTARDLQSKLKEKGLPWEKAKGFDGAAVIGKWLPKSKFSSVDNINFSLLKNEEIVQKGNTNLMLWKIDELISYVSQYFMLKKGDVIFTGTPAGVGRVDANDYLCGTLEGEEMFTLNIK, from the coding sequence ATGAAGATAATTTGTATAGGTCGTAATTACACAGATCATATTAAAGAATTGGCCAATGAAAAGCCTACAGATCCTGTTGTTTTTATTAAGCCAGATTCTGCTGTGCTACCAAAAGAACAAGATTTTTACATACCAGAATTCTCTAATAACATACATTATGAAGTAGAGGTTTTAGTTAAAATTAAAAAAGTAGGAAAACATATAGAACAAAAATTTGCTGCCAATTATTATGATGAAATTGGTCTAGGAATAGACTTTACAGCACGTGATCTTCAATCTAAGTTAAAAGAAAAAGGATTACCTTGGGAAAAAGCAAAAGGTTTTGATGGTGCGGCAGTAATAGGTAAATGGTTGCCAAAAAGTAAATTTTCTTCTGTAGATAATATAAATTTTTCATTGTTAAAAAATGAAGAAATAGTACAAAAGGGAAATACAAATTTAATGTTGTGGAAAATAGACGAGCTTATATCGTATGTTTCTCAATACTTTATGTTAAAAAAAGGAGATGTCATATTTACAGGTACACCAGCAGGTGTAGGACGGGTAGATGCTAATGATTATCTTTGTGGCACCTTAGAAGGTGAAGAAATGTTTACATTAAATATAAAATAA
- a CDS encoding carboxypeptidase-like regulatory domain-containing protein, which produces MKFFFLLFFSVVSVSAQEILIDGTIYNAKTQEPIPYVNVSFLNTLKGASTDEKGYFFVDVPTSFLEKKVHLSSLGFKDTIVDVKKIVADKKFGMVEESFELDEVVVAKSLGDSYVLNPIGSYDLKSGFSSSSTPWVLATYYPNIGASKKYVNKVTVFFQKNEGFKRRASKFRIRVYDVDPVTKKPTKDLLHKSIILETFAENDFVSIDLSAFNIKMPKQGLYIGLEWLFVPYNWYAIKGKDPLTSKLTIEDRFAPTFGGVYNKNQNFKVMVYGMGEWTDFKVKSKDNTKHLVPAVSLKLSKEKQ; this is translated from the coding sequence ATGAAATTTTTCTTTTTGCTTTTTTTTAGTGTTGTTAGTGTGTCTGCACAAGAAATTTTAATAGACGGCACCATTTACAATGCAAAAACACAAGAGCCAATTCCGTATGTTAATGTTAGTTTTTTAAACACATTAAAAGGAGCTTCTACAGATGAAAAAGGTTATTTTTTTGTAGATGTTCCAACATCTTTCTTAGAAAAAAAAGTACACTTGTCTTCTTTAGGTTTTAAAGATACTATTGTAGATGTGAAAAAAATTGTAGCGGACAAAAAGTTTGGTATGGTAGAAGAGTCTTTTGAGTTAGATGAGGTTGTTGTGGCTAAATCTCTTGGAGACTCATACGTGCTAAACCCTATAGGTAGTTATGATCTTAAAAGTGGTTTTTCATCTTCATCTACACCGTGGGTATTGGCAACGTACTACCCAAACATAGGAGCATCAAAAAAATATGTAAATAAAGTTACCGTTTTTTTTCAAAAAAATGAAGGGTTTAAAAGAAGAGCATCTAAATTTAGAATACGTGTTTATGATGTAGACCCAGTAACAAAAAAACCAACAAAAGATTTATTACATAAAAGTATAATTTTAGAAACCTTTGCAGAGAATGACTTTGTGTCTATAGACTTGTCTGCCTTTAATATAAAAATGCCTAAACAAGGCTTATATATTGGTTTAGAGTGGTTATTTGTACCCTATAATTGGTACGCAATTAAAGGTAAAGACCCCTTAACTAGTAAATTAACTATAGAAGATAGGTTTGCACCAACATTTGGTGGCGTTTACAATAAAAACCAAAATTTTAAAGTTATGGTATATGGTATGGGAGAATGGACAGATTTTAAGGTAAAGTCTAAAGATAATACCAAGCATTTAGTACCAGCGGTAAGTTTAAAATTGTCTAAAGAAAAGCAATAA
- a CDS encoding 3'-5' exonuclease yields the protein MDLKLTRPICFFDLETTGINVAKDRVVEISILKVYPNGNKESKTWLVNPEMHIPDEVVAVHGISNEKVANEPTFAQLSKEIYAMIKDCDLGGYNSDRFDIPLLAEEMLRAGVDFDMKNTVSVDVQTIFFKMEKRTLEAAYKFYCNKELTNAHSAAADTNATFEVLKSQLDRYPELENDIKKLSEFTTRKKFADFAGFIIIDQDGDPAFSFGKHKGKKVDEVLEKEPGYFGWILNADFPLYTKKVLTQIKLSKLNNKLS from the coding sequence ATGGATTTAAAATTAACACGCCCAATTTGTTTTTTTGACTTAGAAACAACAGGTATAAACGTGGCTAAAGATAGAGTGGTAGAGATTTCCATTTTAAAAGTATACCCTAACGGAAATAAAGAAAGTAAAACTTGGCTAGTAAACCCAGAAATGCATATACCAGATGAGGTTGTTGCAGTGCATGGTATTAGCAATGAGAAAGTTGCAAATGAACCTACTTTTGCACAATTATCTAAAGAAATTTACGCAATGATTAAGGATTGTGACCTAGGAGGTTACAATTCAGATAGGTTTGATATTCCACTTTTAGCTGAGGAAATGTTACGTGCAGGAGTAGATTTTGATATGAAAAATACAGTATCTGTAGATGTGCAAACTATCTTTTTTAAGATGGAGAAAAGAACTTTAGAGGCTGCTTATAAATTTTATTGCAATAAAGAGCTTACAAATGCTCACAGTGCTGCCGCAGATACAAATGCAACTTTTGAGGTCTTAAAATCACAATTAGACCGTTATCCAGAATTGGAAAACGACATTAAAAAACTATCAGAATTTACCACTCGTAAAAAGTTTGCAGATTTTGCTGGCTTTATTATAATAGATCAAGATGGTGACCCAGCTTTTTCTTTTGGTAAGCATAAGGGTAAAAAGGTAGATGAAGTTTTAGAAAAAGAACCAGGCTATTTTGGGTGGATTTTAAATGCAGATTTTCCGTTGTATACTAAAAAAGTACTTACTCAAATAAAACTTAGTAAGTTAAACAATAAGTTAAGTTAA
- a CDS encoding dihydrolipoamide acetyltransferase family protein, producing MSKFELKLPQMGESVAEATLTTWLKEVGDTIEMDEAVFEIATDKVDSEVPSEVEGVLVEKLFNVDDIVQVGQTVAIIEISGDVEVSATTEDSAPAAEEKVEETPEVAAIEGSIAVAKETVATSQDFSDSDKFYSPLVKNIAKEEGITIAELDAINGTGKEGRVTKTDILNYVENRTSPSSNGTTAAPKSAPASSAQPTKAPATKAAPVVASDGDEVIPLSRMGKLIAQHMTASVSTSAHVQSFIEVDVTNLVNWRNKNKNAFLKREGEKLTFTPIFMEAVAFAIKKFPLINISFDGDSVIKKKNINIGMAAALPDGNLIVPVIKNADQLNLVGMAKVVNDLANRARNNALKPDDIQGGTYTVTNVGTFGSVFGTPIINQPQVAILALGAIRKVPSVIETPEGDFIGIRSKMFLSHSYDHRVVNGALGGMFIKAVAEYLEAWDVNREI from the coding sequence ATGTCAAAATTTGAATTAAAATTACCTCAGATGGGAGAAAGTGTTGCAGAGGCAACATTAACTACTTGGTTAAAAGAAGTAGGGGATACCATTGAGATGGATGAGGCTGTTTTTGAAATTGCCACTGATAAGGTAGATTCTGAAGTTCCTTCTGAAGTAGAAGGTGTCTTAGTTGAAAAACTTTTTAACGTTGATGATATAGTACAAGTTGGACAAACTGTTGCTATTATTGAAATTTCTGGCGATGTAGAAGTTTCTGCTACAACAGAAGATAGTGCACCAGCGGCTGAAGAAAAAGTTGAAGAAACACCAGAAGTTGCGGCTATAGAAGGTTCTATTGCTGTAGCTAAAGAAACAGTAGCAACATCACAAGATTTTAGTGATTCAGATAAATTTTACTCTCCATTAGTTAAAAATATAGCTAAAGAAGAGGGTATTACTATTGCAGAATTAGACGCTATAAACGGTACAGGTAAAGAGGGCAGAGTTACTAAAACAGACATATTAAATTATGTAGAAAACAGAACATCGCCTAGTAGTAATGGTACTACGGCAGCACCAAAAAGCGCACCTGCATCATCAGCACAGCCAACAAAAGCACCAGCAACTAAGGCGGCACCAGTTGTTGCTTCAGACGGAGATGAGGTTATACCACTGTCTCGTATGGGTAAATTAATTGCACAGCATATGACAGCTAGTGTGTCTACATCTGCACACGTACAAAGTTTTATAGAGGTAGATGTTACTAACCTTGTAAACTGGAGAAATAAAAATAAAAATGCATTTTTAAAGAGAGAAGGAGAAAAACTTACATTTACTCCAATATTTATGGAGGCAGTAGCATTTGCTATTAAAAAGTTTCCGCTAATAAATATTTCTTTTGATGGAGATTCTGTAATTAAAAAGAAAAATATAAACATAGGTATGGCAGCAGCTTTACCAGACGGAAACTTAATTGTACCTGTAATTAAAAATGCAGATCAGTTAAATTTAGTTGGTATGGCTAAAGTTGTAAACGACCTGGCAAACAGAGCAAGAAACAATGCTTTAAAACCAGACGATATTCAAGGAGGTACATATACCGTAACCAATGTAGGTACATTTGGTAGTGTATTTGGCACACCAATTATTAACCAGCCGCAAGTAGCAATTTTAGCATTAGGAGCAATACGTAAAGTGCCATCTGTTATAGAAACTCCAGAAGGTGATTTTATAGGTATACGTTCTAAAATGTTCTTATCTCATAGTTATGATCACCGCGTTGTAAATGGTGCCTTAGGTGGTATGTTTATAAAAGCAGTAGCAGAATACTTAGAAGCTTGGGATGTAAACAGAGAAATTTAA
- the recR gene encoding recombination mediator RecR — translation MDFSSKLLENAVYEISQLPGIGKRTALRLALHLLKQPKDQTSALSNSLLKLREEIKFCSNCHNISDVVLCEICANPKRDESIVCVVEDIRDVMAIENTGQYRGLYHVLGGRISPMEGVGPQNLTIDSLVNKSKEGIIKELIFALSSTMEGDTTNFYIYKQIEGMGLKTSTIARGIAVGDELEYADEVTLGRSILNRVPFENSLKLG, via the coding sequence ATGGATTTCTCTTCTAAATTGTTAGAAAATGCAGTGTACGAAATATCTCAGTTGCCAGGAATTGGTAAGCGTACAGCTCTGCGTTTGGCATTACATTTATTAAAACAACCAAAAGACCAAACTAGTGCATTATCTAATAGTTTATTAAAGTTAAGAGAAGAAATTAAATTTTGTAGCAACTGCCATAATATTTCTGATGTTGTCTTATGTGAAATTTGTGCTAACCCAAAAAGAGATGAATCTATAGTTTGTGTTGTAGAAGACATTAGAGATGTAATGGCTATAGAGAATACAGGGCAATACAGAGGACTGTATCACGTTTTAGGAGGTAGAATTTCTCCTATGGAAGGCGTTGGTCCGCAAAATTTAACAATAGATTCTTTGGTAAATAAATCTAAAGAAGGTATAATTAAAGAGCTAATTTTTGCTTTAAGTTCTACTATGGAAGGTGATACTACCAACTTTTATATTTACAAACAAATAGAAGGTATGGGTTTAAAAACGTCTACTATAGCACGTGGTATTGCCGTTGGTGATGAACTAGAGTATGCAGATGAGGTAACCCTTGGTAGAAGTATATTAAATAGGGTTCCTTTTGAGAATTCTTTAAAATTAGGATAG